A DNA window from Kitasatospora atroaurantiaca contains the following coding sequences:
- a CDS encoding carbohydrate ABC transporter permease: protein MVLLLGAVYCLIPILWVVMASTKSSRELFSTFTFSPGTGFLDNLSELSAYRDGVYWQWLANSALYAGLGALLSAALSGVTGYALAKYRFRGRNALFNILLAGVLMPPITLAVPQYLLMAKAGLADSYWSVLLPSIVSPYGIYLARIYAAAAIPDEVVEAARVDGAREFRLFRSVALPMMVPGLVTVFLFQFVAIWNNFLLPYIMLGDDRKFPVTVGLYSLLQQGANAPALYTLVITGALLSIIPLIALFLGLQRYWRIDLLSGAVKS from the coding sequence CTGGTCCTGCTGCTCGGCGCGGTCTACTGCCTGATCCCGATCCTCTGGGTGGTGATGGCCTCCACCAAGAGCAGCAGGGAGCTGTTCAGCACCTTCACCTTCTCCCCCGGCACCGGCTTCCTCGACAACCTCTCCGAGCTCTCCGCGTACCGCGACGGCGTCTACTGGCAGTGGCTCGCCAACTCCGCGCTCTACGCGGGCCTCGGCGCCCTGCTCTCCGCCGCGCTCTCCGGCGTGACGGGGTACGCGCTCGCCAAGTACCGCTTCCGGGGCCGGAACGCGCTGTTCAACATCCTGCTGGCGGGCGTGCTGATGCCGCCGATCACGCTGGCCGTGCCGCAGTACCTGCTGATGGCCAAGGCCGGTCTCGCCGACAGCTACTGGTCCGTACTGCTGCCCAGCATCGTCAGCCCGTACGGCATCTACCTGGCCCGGATCTACGCGGCCGCCGCCATCCCGGACGAGGTCGTCGAGGCCGCGCGGGTGGACGGGGCCCGGGAGTTCCGGCTGTTCCGCAGCGTCGCGCTGCCGATGATGGTGCCCGGGCTGGTCACCGTCTTCCTGTTCCAGTTCGTGGCGATCTGGAACAACTTCCTGCTGCCGTACATCATGCTCGGCGACGACAGGAAGTTCCCCGTCACGGTGGGTCTGTACTCGCTGCTGCAGCAGGGCGCCAACGCGCCGGCCCTCTACACGCTGGTGATCACCGGGGCGCTGCTCTCGATCATTCCGCTGATCGCGCTGTTCCTGGGACTCCAGCGGTATTGGCGCATCGATCTGCTCTCCGGAGCCGTAAAGTCCTGA
- a CDS encoding carbohydrate ABC transporter permease codes for MAAPASPSTRQARRLAPYGFLAPATILFALFFALPIGYAIYLSFRAVHVKGLGLGSHARTEVWAGFSNYTSALTDPELLGGAGRTLIYGGLLVPAMLGAALFFALLLDTPRIRLGAFSRLAIFLPYAVPGIVASLLWGFLYLPTVSPGYFLLTKAGMSGPDLLHGNGLYVALANIAVWGGTGFNMIVIYTSLRAIPAELYEAARLDGCSELQIALRIKIPMVAPSLVLTFFFSMIATLQVFSEPMTLKPMTNSLSSTWSPLMKVYRDAFIQGDIYSAAATSVVIAAATLVLSFGFLKLVNKRTAGGES; via the coding sequence ATGGCCGCACCGGCGTCCCCCTCAACCAGGCAGGCCCGCCGCCTCGCGCCGTACGGCTTCCTGGCCCCCGCGACCATCCTCTTCGCCCTCTTCTTCGCCCTGCCGATCGGCTACGCGATCTACCTGAGCTTCCGCGCCGTGCACGTCAAGGGCCTCGGCCTGGGGTCGCACGCCCGCACCGAGGTCTGGGCCGGGTTCTCCAACTACACCTCCGCGCTGACCGACCCCGAGCTGCTCGGCGGCGCGGGCCGCACGCTGATCTACGGCGGGCTGCTGGTGCCCGCCATGCTCGGCGCGGCGCTCTTCTTCGCGCTGCTGCTGGACACCCCGCGCATCCGCCTCGGCGCCTTCTCCCGGCTGGCGATCTTCCTGCCGTACGCCGTCCCCGGCATCGTCGCCTCGCTGCTCTGGGGCTTCCTGTACCTGCCGACGGTCAGCCCCGGCTACTTCCTGCTCACCAAGGCGGGCATGTCCGGCCCCGACCTGCTGCACGGCAACGGGCTCTACGTTGCCCTGGCCAACATCGCGGTCTGGGGCGGCACCGGCTTCAACATGATCGTCATCTACACATCGCTGCGGGCCATCCCCGCCGAGCTGTACGAGGCCGCCCGGCTGGACGGCTGCTCGGAGCTGCAGATCGCGCTGCGGATCAAGATCCCGATGGTGGCGCCCTCGCTGGTACTCACCTTCTTCTTCTCGATGATCGCCACCCTGCAGGTGTTCAGCGAGCCGATGACCCTCAAGCCGATGACCAACTCGCTGAGCTCGACCTGGAGTCCGCTGATGAAGGTCTACCGTGACGCCTTCATCCAGGGGGACATCTACTCGGCCGCCGCGACCTCGGTCGTCATCGCCGCCGCGACCCTCGTCCTGTCCTTCGGCTTCCTCAAGCTGGTCAACAAGCGCACCGCCGGAGGCGAATCGTGA
- a CDS encoding extracellular solute-binding protein, translating into MNRRLAVAAATGLTAALALTACSSSAGTGDQAKPAAGPVKLTFWSWTPNMDKVAAIWNQAHPDIQVSVQKQASGDDLVTKTITAAKAGNAPDLVQAEYQALPTLVSNDVLADIAKQAGPAKGQFATGVWQQVSLGSDAVYAIPEDTAPLALYYRQDLFQQYGLKVPTTWAEFADAARQLKQKEPSKALTTFSSNDSGLFAGLAQQAGAKWWTTSGDTWKVGINDAATKKVADFWGGLVKEGAIDNQPMYTPAWSKALNDGSQIAWVSAVWAPGVFTSSAPDTKGKWAMAALPQWTTGETVTGSWGGSATGVTTGAQKAGHADAAAQFATWLNTDPAAVAALVKEAGIYPAATSAQTGGALATAPEFFSNQADFYTKAAEIAKGTAPAAWGPNVNVAYSTFKDAFGKAAQAKSDFSAALTAMQDATVADLKKNGFKTEG; encoded by the coding sequence ATGAACCGCCGCCTCGCCGTCGCAGCCGCCACCGGCCTGACCGCAGCCCTCGCCCTGACCGCCTGCTCCAGCTCCGCCGGCACCGGTGACCAGGCCAAGCCCGCCGCCGGCCCGGTCAAGCTGACCTTCTGGTCCTGGACGCCGAACATGGACAAGGTCGCGGCGATCTGGAACCAGGCCCACCCCGACATCCAGGTGAGCGTCCAGAAGCAGGCCTCCGGCGACGACCTGGTCACCAAGACCATCACGGCCGCCAAGGCGGGCAACGCCCCCGACCTCGTCCAGGCCGAGTACCAGGCGCTGCCGACGCTGGTCAGCAACGACGTGCTCGCCGACATCGCCAAGCAGGCGGGCCCGGCGAAGGGCCAGTTCGCCACCGGCGTCTGGCAGCAGGTCTCGCTCGGCTCGGACGCGGTGTACGCGATCCCCGAGGACACCGCGCCGCTGGCCCTCTACTACCGCCAGGACCTCTTCCAGCAGTACGGCCTCAAGGTGCCCACCACCTGGGCCGAGTTCGCGGACGCTGCCCGGCAGCTCAAGCAGAAGGAGCCGAGCAAGGCACTCACCACCTTCTCCAGCAACGACTCCGGCCTCTTCGCCGGTCTCGCCCAGCAGGCCGGTGCCAAGTGGTGGACCACCTCCGGTGACACCTGGAAGGTCGGCATCAACGACGCCGCCACCAAGAAGGTCGCCGACTTCTGGGGCGGACTGGTCAAGGAGGGGGCGATCGACAACCAGCCGATGTACACCCCCGCCTGGAGCAAGGCGCTGAACGACGGCTCGCAGATCGCCTGGGTCAGCGCGGTCTGGGCACCCGGCGTCTTCACCAGCTCGGCCCCCGACACCAAGGGCAAGTGGGCGATGGCCGCCCTGCCGCAGTGGACCACCGGCGAGACCGTCACCGGCAGCTGGGGCGGCTCCGCCACCGGCGTGACCACCGGTGCTCAGAAGGCCGGCCACGCCGACGCCGCCGCCCAGTTCGCCACCTGGCTGAACACCGACCCGGCCGCCGTCGCCGCCCTGGTCAAGGAGGCAGGCATCTACCCGGCCGCCACCTCCGCGCAGACCGGCGGCGCGCTCGCCACCGCGCCCGAGTTCTTCTCGAACCAGGCCGACTTCTACACCAAGGCCGCCGAGATCGCGAAGGGCACCGCCCCCGCCGCCTGGGGTCCCAACGTCAACGTCGCGTACTCCACCTTCAAGGACGCATTCGGAAAGGCGGCGCAGGCCAAGAGCGACTTCTCGGCCGCACTGACCGCCATGCAGGACGCCACCGTCGCGGACCTGAAGAAGAACGGCTTCAAGACCGAGGGCTGA
- a CDS encoding beta-galactosidase has protein sequence MEHPLTWPVGLDALAFGGDYNPEQWPEEVWHEDVRLMREAGVTMVSVGIFSWALLETERGVYEFGWLDRLLDLLHENGIRVDLGTPTVVPPAWFYREHPEALPVTREGVRYEFGGRGAICHSSPAYREAAASITEQLGLRYGNHPAVALWHVHNEYGVPVSACYCAESAAHFRRWLADRYTTVKELNEAWGTAFWGQRYNRWEDVQPPRLTPTACNPAQQLDWARFTSDAILENFKRERDLLHRLSPGVPVTTNFMTALSQCESLDYWAWGREVDVVSNDHYLVAEAERNHINLAMSADITRSVAGNKPWLLLEHSTGAVNWQPRNLIKQPGELARNSLAHVARGSDGAMFFQWRASRYGAEKFHSAMLPHAGTDSRIWREVVALGADLTSLRSVRGSRVVADAAILWDWQSWWAQKLEWRPSEELDARERADAWYAAAYDRHLTVDFAHPESDLSGYPLVLVPALYLMTEASNLNLQEYVAGGGTLAVSYFSGIVDEHDTVQPGPHPGALRDVLGLTVEEFAPLREHRTVRLVGDGPALTGDVWSEFVVPRGAETVWSYADGPAARHPAVTRNAFGEGSAWYVSSRIGGPDLDAVLARACADAGLPERELPRDVEVVERVGEHGRYLFAINHSGTDAAVPLPGPGTELLTGAPVSGALDVPADTTRVVRL, from the coding sequence ATGGAACACCCGCTGACCTGGCCCGTCGGGCTGGATGCGCTCGCCTTCGGCGGGGACTACAACCCGGAGCAGTGGCCGGAGGAGGTCTGGCACGAGGACGTCCGGCTGATGCGCGAGGCCGGCGTCACCATGGTCAGCGTCGGGATCTTCTCCTGGGCCCTGCTGGAGACCGAGCGCGGTGTGTACGAGTTCGGCTGGCTCGACCGGCTGCTGGACCTGCTGCACGAGAACGGCATCCGGGTCGACCTCGGCACCCCCACCGTCGTCCCGCCCGCCTGGTTCTACCGCGAGCACCCCGAGGCCCTGCCGGTCACCCGCGAGGGGGTCAGGTACGAGTTCGGCGGGCGCGGCGCGATCTGCCACAGCTCGCCCGCCTACCGCGAGGCGGCCGCGAGCATCACCGAGCAGCTCGGTCTGCGGTACGGCAACCACCCGGCCGTCGCCCTCTGGCACGTGCACAACGAGTACGGCGTCCCGGTCAGTGCCTGCTACTGCGCCGAGTCCGCCGCTCACTTCCGCCGCTGGCTCGCCGACCGGTACACCACCGTCAAGGAGCTCAACGAGGCCTGGGGAACGGCCTTCTGGGGCCAGCGCTACAACCGCTGGGAGGACGTCCAGCCGCCCCGGCTCACCCCCACCGCCTGCAATCCCGCCCAGCAGCTCGACTGGGCGCGCTTCACCAGCGACGCCATCCTGGAGAACTTCAAGCGCGAGCGCGACCTGCTGCACCGCCTCTCACCCGGTGTCCCGGTCACCACCAACTTCATGACCGCCCTCTCCCAGTGCGAGTCGCTCGACTACTGGGCCTGGGGGCGGGAGGTGGACGTGGTGAGCAACGACCACTACCTGGTCGCCGAGGCCGAGCGGAACCACATCAACCTCGCCATGTCCGCCGACATCACCCGGTCGGTGGCCGGCAACAAGCCCTGGCTGCTGCTGGAACACTCCACCGGCGCCGTCAACTGGCAGCCCCGCAACCTGATCAAGCAGCCCGGCGAGCTCGCCCGCAACAGCCTCGCCCACGTGGCCCGCGGCTCCGACGGCGCGATGTTCTTCCAGTGGCGGGCCTCCCGCTACGGCGCCGAGAAGTTCCACTCCGCGATGCTGCCGCACGCCGGTACCGACAGCCGGATCTGGCGCGAGGTGGTCGCCCTCGGCGCCGACCTCACCTCGCTGAGGTCCGTACGCGGCAGCCGGGTCGTGGCGGACGCCGCGATCCTCTGGGACTGGCAGTCCTGGTGGGCCCAGAAGCTCGAATGGCGCCCCAGCGAAGAGCTCGACGCCCGCGAGCGCGCCGACGCCTGGTACGCCGCCGCGTACGACCGCCACCTCACCGTCGACTTCGCCCACCCCGAGTCGGATCTCAGCGGCTACCCGCTGGTGCTCGTCCCGGCGCTGTACCTGATGACCGAGGCCTCGAACCTGAACCTCCAGGAGTACGTGGCAGGCGGCGGCACCCTCGCGGTCTCGTACTTCTCCGGCATCGTCGACGAGCACGACACCGTGCAGCCCGGCCCGCACCCGGGCGCGCTGCGCGACGTACTCGGGCTCACCGTCGAGGAGTTCGCGCCGCTTCGCGAGCACCGGACGGTCCGGCTCGTGGGCGACGGACCGGCCCTGACCGGTGACGTGTGGTCCGAGTTCGTCGTCCCGCGCGGCGCCGAGACGGTCTGGTCGTACGCCGACGGGCCCGCCGCCAGGCACCCCGCCGTGACGCGCAACGCGTTCGGCGAGGGCTCCGCCTGGTACGTCTCCAGCCGGATCGGCGGCCCGGACCTGGACGCCGTGCTGGCCCGCGCCTGCGCCGACGCCGGGCTCCCGGAGCGCGAACTCCCGCGCGACGTCGAGGTGGTGGAGCGGGTCGGGGAGCACGGCCGGTACCTCTTCGCGATCAACCACAGCGGCACCGATGCCGCGGTCCCGCTGCCCGGCCCCGGCACCGAGCTGCTCACCGGCGCTCCGGTCTCCGGCGCCCTGGACGTCCCGGCCGACACCACCCGGGTCGTCCGCCTCTGA
- a CDS encoding glycoside hydrolase family 53 protein, translating into MHKGTKRLLISGAATLLLSSAAVVALPVAGAQAATTLANAGFETDGKATATPTGWSTYSAAGQNSASYSEAGGHSGSYRLTHWSASAYKVETYQYLSGLTNGNYTLTAWVRSGGGQNSAYLALKNCGSAEQRTDLPPTPNGAWIRLVTSIAVTNNQCTISINSDANAGNWLNVDDLSFTSGSTGLTARGADVSTLKKSEDKGGVYKYSNGTTGDALAILNSAGMNYVRLKVWVNPADGYNTKTQVLAMAKRAKALGMGVLIDFHYSDIWADPGSQTKPSAWSSYSLSQLNSAVYNHTYDVLNALKAQGTTADMVQIGNEINGGMLWSEGSTANWSNLAGFLTQGANAAKAVSSSTKVVLHLAKGGDDAGARTFFDNAVSHSVPFDVIGLSYYGYWHGPLSDLQTTLDDLASRYGKQVFVAETAYPFTLANNDSLENNIATSSQLVSGYDATQAGQAANFRDVLNVVEAVPNGKGLGAFYWEPTWTAVAGNGWDPADAGSGDAWENQALFDYSNKPTSAMSWFKHR; encoded by the coding sequence ATGCACAAGGGAACCAAGCGCCTGCTCATCAGCGGCGCAGCCACACTCCTGCTCTCCTCCGCCGCCGTGGTCGCGCTCCCCGTCGCGGGAGCGCAGGCCGCAACCACCTTGGCCAACGCCGGCTTCGAGACGGACGGCAAGGCCACCGCCACCCCCACCGGCTGGAGCACCTACTCCGCCGCCGGTCAGAACAGCGCCTCGTACAGCGAAGCCGGCGGCCACAGCGGCTCGTACCGGCTGACCCACTGGTCGGCGAGCGCGTACAAGGTCGAGACCTACCAGTACCTCTCCGGCCTCACCAACGGGAACTACACGCTGACCGCCTGGGTCCGCTCCGGCGGCGGCCAGAACTCCGCGTACCTCGCGCTGAAGAACTGCGGCAGTGCCGAGCAGCGCACCGACCTGCCGCCGACCCCCAACGGCGCCTGGATACGGCTGGTCACCTCCATCGCCGTCACCAACAACCAGTGCACCATCAGCATCAACTCCGATGCCAACGCCGGTAACTGGCTCAACGTGGACGACCTCTCGTTCACCTCGGGCTCGACCGGGCTGACGGCCCGCGGCGCGGACGTCTCCACGCTCAAGAAGAGCGAGGACAAGGGCGGCGTCTACAAGTACTCCAACGGCACCACCGGGGACGCGCTCGCCATCCTCAACTCGGCCGGGATGAACTACGTCCGGCTGAAGGTGTGGGTCAACCCCGCCGACGGCTACAACACCAAGACCCAGGTGCTCGCCATGGCCAAGCGCGCCAAGGCGCTCGGCATGGGCGTGCTGATCGACTTCCACTACTCCGACATCTGGGCCGACCCGGGGAGCCAGACCAAGCCCTCCGCCTGGTCCTCGTACTCCCTCTCCCAGCTCAACTCGGCCGTCTACAACCACACCTACGACGTGCTGAACGCCCTGAAGGCCCAGGGCACCACGGCCGACATGGTGCAGATCGGCAACGAGATCAACGGCGGCATGCTCTGGTCCGAGGGCTCCACCGCCAACTGGTCCAACCTGGCGGGCTTCCTCACCCAGGGCGCCAACGCGGCCAAGGCGGTGAGCAGTTCCACCAAGGTGGTGCTGCACCTCGCCAAGGGCGGGGACGACGCCGGCGCCCGGACCTTCTTCGACAACGCCGTCTCGCACAGCGTCCCGTTCGACGTGATCGGGCTCTCGTACTACGGCTACTGGCACGGGCCGTTGAGCGACCTCCAGACCACGCTGGACGACCTGGCCTCCCGCTACGGCAAGCAGGTCTTCGTCGCCGAGACGGCGTACCCGTTCACGCTGGCGAACAACGACTCGCTGGAGAACAACATCGCCACCTCCTCCCAGCTGGTCTCCGGCTACGACGCCACCCAGGCCGGGCAGGCGGCCAACTTCCGTGACGTGCTCAACGTCGTGGAGGCCGTGCCCAACGGCAAGGGGCTCGGCGCCTTCTACTGGGAGCCGACCTGGACGGCGGTGGCCGGCAACGGCTGGGACCCGGCCGACGCGGGATCGGGCGACGCCTGGGAGAACCAGGCCCTGTTCGACTACAGCAACAAGCCGACCAGTGCGATGAGTTGGTTCAAGCACCGGTGA
- a CDS encoding MFS transporter — protein MRFKLLADLPPNARNSILWEPLWAVPGTISIYYATLYQKAAGLDTLQIGLIASAGLYLAFCAQLVAGGITNRLGRRRTTLIFDLLSWSVPMFIWSFADSFWLFLLAGLCSALSRVVNLSFFLLVTEDATEEQRPRIFAAIKLVVMAAGLLTPLAGVAMASFGTLPTLRGVYLLGGVSMTALFLIRNHLTVETAAGHQATAAHASTGILTGLAKGLGMLGRACRTRQLWPVVAICLLTNLAVQINLFQVVNLADDLHYGTASIAALPAVAAVTAFACYLGLMPRWRDRPMARSVLIGLTVSSLGWLAFLAVPAGGLGVLLVSTVLTAAGPFLLESYRDALVVSSIPPVDRAELSSAIQSATALVAIPSGYLAALLYDHDPQLLFGAVLACYAVSAAVALVLRGQPTSAVPQARSAASVAAPSAPSAVSVARTTGSDAARP, from the coding sequence ATGCGCTTCAAGCTGCTCGCCGACCTGCCCCCGAACGCCCGGAACTCCATCCTCTGGGAGCCGCTCTGGGCCGTTCCCGGCACCATCTCGATCTACTACGCCACGCTCTACCAGAAGGCCGCCGGGCTCGACACCCTGCAGATCGGCCTGATCGCCTCGGCCGGCCTCTATCTCGCCTTCTGCGCCCAGCTGGTGGCCGGCGGCATCACCAACCGGCTCGGCCGCAGGCGGACCACACTGATCTTCGACCTGCTGTCCTGGTCCGTCCCGATGTTCATCTGGTCCTTCGCCGACAGCTTCTGGCTCTTCCTGCTCGCCGGGCTGTGCAGCGCGCTGAGCCGGGTGGTGAACCTCTCCTTCTTCCTCCTGGTCACCGAGGACGCCACCGAGGAGCAGCGCCCCCGGATCTTCGCGGCGATCAAACTCGTGGTGATGGCAGCCGGGCTGCTCACCCCACTGGCGGGTGTCGCCATGGCGAGCTTCGGCACGCTGCCCACGCTGCGCGGGGTCTACCTGCTGGGCGGGGTGAGCATGACGGCGCTCTTCCTGATCCGCAATCACCTCACCGTCGAAACCGCCGCCGGGCACCAGGCGACGGCCGCCCACGCCTCGACGGGCATCCTCACCGGCCTCGCCAAGGGTCTGGGGATGCTCGGACGGGCCTGCCGCACCCGGCAGTTGTGGCCGGTGGTGGCGATCTGCCTGCTGACCAACCTGGCGGTGCAGATCAACCTCTTCCAGGTGGTCAACCTCGCCGACGACCTGCACTACGGCACCGCGTCGATCGCCGCGCTGCCCGCCGTCGCGGCGGTCACGGCGTTCGCCTGCTACCTCGGCCTGATGCCCCGCTGGCGTGACCGGCCGATGGCCCGCAGCGTGCTGATCGGGCTCACCGTGAGCAGTCTCGGCTGGCTGGCCTTCCTCGCCGTCCCGGCGGGCGGACTCGGCGTCCTGCTGGTGAGCACCGTCCTCACGGCCGCCGGCCCGTTCCTGCTGGAGTCGTACCGCGACGCCCTGGTGGTCAGCAGCATCCCGCCCGTGGACCGGGCCGAGCTCTCCTCCGCCATCCAGAGCGCCACCGCGCTCGTCGCGATCCCGTCCGGTTATCTGGCGGCGCTGCTCTACGACCACGACCCGCAACTGCTCTTCGGCGCGGTCCTCGCCTGCTACGCGGTGAGTGCGGCCGTGGCGCTGGTGCTGCGTGGTCAGCCCACGAGCGCCGTCCCCCAGGCGCGCTCGGCGGCCTCGGTGGCCGCTCCGTCGGCGCCCAGTGCGGTCAGTGTGGCGAGGACCACCGGGAGCGACGCGGCCCGGCCGTAG
- a CDS encoding amidohydrolase family protein yields MSDAAVLHIRGRVLVGPEDVRDELWVVDGRVTFDRPTRATDVRTVTGWALPGLVDAHCHVGLDAHGAVDEATSEKQALTDRDAGTLLIRDAGSAADTRWVDDREDLPRIIRAGRHIARTRRYIRNYAHEIEPGDLAAYVVREARRGDGWVKLVGDWIDRGTGDLSACWPGDALREAIAAAHAEGARVTAHCFAAESLPDLLAAGIDCVEHATGLTEELIPQFAERGIAIVPTLVNIATFPKLAAGGEEKFPAWSAHMRRLHERRYDTVGAAYDAGIPVFVGTDAGGSLAHGLVADEVAELVKAGLPASAALSAASWGARAWLGREGLTEGASADLVVYAEDPRADVRVLADPQVIVLRGRIVA; encoded by the coding sequence ATGAGCGATGCTGCGGTGCTGCACATCAGGGGCCGGGTGCTGGTCGGTCCCGAGGACGTCCGGGACGAGCTGTGGGTGGTCGACGGCCGGGTCACCTTCGACCGGCCGACCCGGGCGACGGACGTCCGTACGGTTACCGGCTGGGCGCTGCCCGGGCTGGTGGACGCGCACTGCCACGTCGGCCTGGACGCGCACGGTGCGGTGGACGAGGCGACCAGCGAGAAGCAGGCGCTCACCGACCGCGACGCGGGCACCCTGCTGATCCGCGACGCGGGCTCCGCGGCCGACACCCGCTGGGTGGACGACCGCGAGGACCTGCCCCGGATCATCCGGGCCGGCCGCCACATCGCCCGCACCCGCCGCTACATCCGCAACTACGCGCACGAGATCGAGCCCGGCGACCTCGCCGCCTACGTCGTCCGGGAGGCTCGGCGGGGCGACGGCTGGGTGAAGCTGGTCGGCGACTGGATCGACCGGGGCACGGGCGACCTCTCCGCCTGCTGGCCGGGCGACGCGCTGCGCGAGGCGATCGCCGCCGCGCACGCCGAGGGGGCGCGGGTGACGGCGCACTGCTTCGCCGCCGAGTCGCTGCCGGACCTGCTCGCCGCCGGGATCGACTGCGTGGAGCACGCGACGGGTCTCACCGAGGAGCTGATCCCGCAGTTCGCCGAGCGCGGCATCGCGATCGTCCCGACGCTGGTCAACATCGCGACCTTCCCCAAGCTGGCGGCGGGCGGCGAGGAGAAGTTCCCGGCCTGGTCCGCGCACATGCGCCGGCTGCACGAGCGCCGCTACGACACCGTGGGCGCGGCGTACGACGCCGGCATCCCGGTGTTCGTCGGCACCGACGCGGGCGGCTCGCTCGCGCACGGGCTGGTCGCGGACGAGGTCGCCGAGCTGGTCAAGGCCGGTCTGCCCGCCAGCGCCGCGCTCTCGGCGGCGAGTTGGGGCGCGCGGGCATGGCTCGGCCGTGAGGGGCTGACCGAGGGGGCCTCCGCCGACCTGGTGGTGTACGCGGAGGACCCGCGCGCCGACGTCCGGGTCCTGGCCGACCCGCAGGTGATCGTCCTCCGGGGCCGGATCGTGGCGTAG